In Paenarthrobacter sp. GOM3, a single window of DNA contains:
- a CDS encoding peptidylprolyl isomerase, translating to MTIATAKATIHTTLGDIKVDLFGNHAPKTVANFIGLATGEKSWNHPETGEDKTGTPLYNGTIFHRIIKDFMIQGGDPLGRGVGGPGYQFDDEIHPELTFNAPYKLAMANAGVQMGKGTNGSQFFITTVNTDWLFGKHSIFGEVADEESRKVVDSIEAVRTGMGDRPVEDVVINSIDIEQL from the coding sequence ATGACCATCGCAACCGCAAAAGCAACGATCCACACGACCCTCGGCGATATCAAGGTTGACCTCTTCGGCAACCACGCGCCCAAGACGGTCGCCAACTTCATTGGCTTGGCCACGGGCGAAAAGTCCTGGAACCACCCGGAAACGGGCGAGGACAAGACCGGCACGCCGCTGTACAACGGCACGATTTTCCACCGCATCATCAAGGACTTCATGATCCAGGGCGGAGATCCCCTGGGCCGCGGCGTCGGCGGACCGGGTTACCAGTTCGACGATGAAATCCACCCGGAACTGACCTTCAACGCCCCGTACAAGCTGGCCATGGCCAACGCCGGTGTCCAGATGGGCAAGGGCACCAACGGGTCACAGTTCTTCATCACCACCGTGAACACCGACTGGCTGTTCGGCAAGCACAGCATCTTCGGCGAGGTGGCGGACGAGGAATCCCGCAAGGTTGTGGACTCCATCGAAGCTGTCCGTACAGGCATGGGCGACCGTCCGGTTGAAGACGTAGTCATCAACAGCATCGACATCGAACAGCTCTAA
- a CDS encoding DUF3566 domain-containing protein — MSNSDSYPKPSTGVPGGLRQPSGSAQAGTPARPQQRPGAGEAGARPAAGTNSAQRPAGAPGQRPAQPGQRPAGAGAQRPAGAPGQRPAQAGQRPAGAGAQRPAQGGPGLVKPAPKAKVRRARLLVSKVDPWSVLKMAFLLSVALGIVTVVAAIVLWTVLDLTGIFNQVDSLLGTLAGSEGSGFELKKIASLGQVASFATIIAVVNVVLLTALSMLSAVLYNISATLVGGVGVTLTDD, encoded by the coding sequence GTGAGTAATTCCGACTCATATCCCAAGCCGAGCACAGGTGTCCCCGGCGGACTCCGGCAGCCCTCGGGCAGCGCGCAGGCAGGAACCCCTGCACGGCCACAGCAGCGTCCAGGAGCCGGCGAAGCAGGGGCACGCCCCGCGGCGGGCACTAACTCTGCCCAGCGGCCCGCGGGTGCTCCCGGCCAGCGTCCCGCCCAGCCGGGACAGCGTCCCGCAGGCGCAGGCGCCCAGCGCCCGGCAGGTGCTCCCGGCCAGCGGCCCGCGCAGGCTGGACAGCGTCCCGCAGGAGCAGGCGCCCAGCGACCCGCCCAGGGCGGTCCGGGCCTGGTAAAGCCCGCTCCCAAGGCCAAGGTTCGCCGCGCACGGTTGCTTGTCAGCAAGGTCGACCCGTGGTCGGTCCTGAAGATGGCTTTCCTTCTGTCCGTTGCACTGGGCATTGTCACCGTGGTGGCCGCGATCGTCCTCTGGACCGTCCTGGACCTGACTGGCATCTTCAACCAGGTGGATAGCCTCCTGGGCACCCTGGCAGGTTCCGAAGGCAGCGGATTCGAATTGAAGAAGATCGCTTCCCTGGGGCAGGTGGCTTCCTTCGCCACCATCATTGCCGTAGTAAACGTGGTCCTGCTGACCGCCCTCTCCATGCTTTCCGCCGTGCTGTATAACATTTCGGCAACGTTGGTTGGCGGCGTGGGCGTCACTTTGACCGACGATTAG
- a CDS encoding DMT family transporter, whose translation MTLLIASLGVLGVASSGPLIAGTLGATSVTALAIAFWRNAIGALVMATPVAVREPKAFGRITRREFGWSATAAVALAFHFACFITALELTSVAAATALVCLQSAWIAVFQLFRGTRHRWPVLLGLGIAFGGVVAITGFDMGSSPEALLGDLLALAGGALAGLYTLAGGKARQSMGTGTYTTLCYGICAAIVAVLAALSGQALVGFDAGGWLGIVAITVCAQLVGHTAFNHLLATMSPLLVSMIILLEIPGAAILAAVFLKETLPAGTYAGLALILVGLAVVVAGQRRGRPEADRGEAELGTD comes from the coding sequence GTGACCCTTCTCATCGCCTCCCTTGGAGTACTGGGAGTAGCCTCTTCCGGCCCACTCATTGCAGGCACCCTCGGGGCCACCTCCGTGACCGCTCTGGCCATTGCCTTCTGGCGCAACGCGATCGGGGCTTTGGTCATGGCCACTCCCGTGGCTGTTCGCGAGCCTAAGGCTTTCGGAAGGATCACGCGCCGGGAGTTCGGCTGGTCCGCCACCGCCGCTGTTGCCTTGGCCTTCCACTTCGCGTGCTTCATTACCGCGCTGGAACTGACGTCCGTTGCGGCCGCCACGGCCTTGGTGTGCCTGCAATCGGCTTGGATTGCCGTTTTCCAGTTGTTCCGCGGCACGCGGCACCGCTGGCCGGTGCTGTTGGGCCTGGGGATAGCCTTTGGCGGGGTGGTGGCCATTACCGGGTTCGATATGGGTTCCTCACCCGAGGCACTCCTGGGTGACCTTCTGGCGCTTGCTGGTGGCGCCTTGGCGGGCCTCTACACGCTGGCAGGCGGGAAGGCCCGCCAGTCGATGGGAACCGGCACATACACCACCCTCTGCTACGGCATCTGCGCGGCGATCGTTGCAGTGCTGGCTGCCCTCAGCGGGCAGGCACTTGTAGGGTTCGACGCCGGCGGCTGGCTGGGGATTGTTGCCATCACCGTCTGCGCGCAGCTGGTGGGACACACAGCGTTCAATCACCTGCTGGCCACGATGAGTCCCTTGCTGGTGTCGATGATCATCCTCTTGGAGATTCCGGGTGCGGCGATCCTCGCAGCAGTCTTCCTGAAGGAAACGCTGCCGGCCGGCACGTATGCGGGGCTGGCGCTGATTCTTGTGGGTCTGGCGGTCGTGGTGGCCGGACAACGGCGTGGGCGGCCTGAAGCAGACCGTGGCGAAGCTGAGCTGGGCACCGACTAG
- a CDS encoding DLW-39 family protein → MKKLLVVVAAAIAGVLVYKKAQESEARKDVWSQSTDNVD, encoded by the coding sequence GTGAAGAAGTTGCTTGTAGTAGTTGCAGCAGCGATCGCAGGTGTCCTGGTCTATAAAAAGGCCCAGGAATCCGAAGCCCGGAAGGATGTCTGGAGCCAGTCGACCGATAACGTCGATTAG
- the gyrB gene encoding DNA topoisomerase (ATP-hydrolyzing) subunit B: MANDNAETLAVEPEEETVPKPDTPAEAPREYGASDITVLEGLEAVRKRPGMYIGSTGPRGLHHLVYEVVDNSVDEALAGYCSHIEVTLRADGGVRVVDDGRGIPVDIHPTEGKPTVEVVMTILHAGGKFGGGGYAVSGGLHGVGISVVNALSRRVDTEVRRQGHVWRMTFADGGKPQGELVQGEATEETGTSQTFYPDGTIFESTEFDFETLRARFQQMAFLNKGLKITLTDERPVTRDGDDDLDLDAVATEGEVSAEHRTVVYQYPDGLLDYVKHLNSNKKVEIVHEDVIAFETEDTERHIAVEVAMQWTTAYSESVHTYANTINTHEGGTHEEGFRAAMTSLINRYAREKSIIKEKDDNLTGDDIREGLTAVISVKLAEPQFEGQTKTKLGNSEVKGFVQRVVTDQLGDWLERNPGPARDVIRKAISAAQARMAARKARDNARRKSPLESFGMPGKLSDCSSKDPSRCEVYLVEGDSAGGSAKRGRNPETQAILPLRGKILNVERARLDKALGNAEVQSMITAFGTGIGEDFDIAKLRYHKIVLMADADVDGQHITTLLMTLLFRYMRPLIENGYVYLAQPPLYRIKWSNAAHDYVYSDRERDETIRKGASMNKRLPKDNGIQRYKGLGEMDYTELWDTTMDPDRRTLLQVTMDDALAADQTFSVLMGEDVESRRNFIQQNAKDVRFLDI; the protein is encoded by the coding sequence GTGGCTAACGACAATGCAGAGACCTTGGCAGTAGAGCCCGAAGAGGAGACTGTTCCCAAGCCCGACACGCCCGCAGAGGCGCCCAGGGAGTACGGTGCCAGCGATATCACCGTGCTGGAGGGCCTCGAAGCCGTGCGCAAACGCCCGGGTATGTATATCGGCTCCACCGGACCCCGGGGCTTGCACCACCTGGTTTATGAAGTGGTGGACAACTCTGTTGATGAAGCCCTGGCGGGCTATTGCAGCCACATCGAAGTTACTCTTCGCGCGGATGGTGGCGTCCGGGTAGTGGACGACGGCCGCGGTATCCCCGTGGACATCCACCCCACCGAAGGCAAGCCGACGGTCGAAGTCGTCATGACCATCCTGCACGCAGGTGGCAAGTTCGGCGGCGGCGGATACGCGGTCTCCGGCGGCCTTCACGGTGTGGGTATCTCCGTGGTCAACGCTTTGTCGCGTCGTGTGGACACGGAAGTCCGCCGCCAGGGCCACGTCTGGCGGATGACCTTCGCCGACGGCGGTAAGCCGCAGGGCGAACTCGTCCAAGGCGAGGCTACGGAAGAGACCGGTACTTCCCAGACGTTCTACCCCGATGGCACCATCTTCGAGTCCACTGAGTTCGATTTCGAGACGCTGCGTGCCCGGTTCCAGCAGATGGCCTTCCTTAACAAGGGCCTCAAAATCACGCTGACCGACGAACGCCCTGTTACGCGCGACGGCGACGACGACCTTGACCTCGACGCCGTTGCTACCGAGGGTGAAGTCAGCGCCGAGCACCGCACGGTGGTGTACCAATACCCGGACGGCCTGCTGGACTACGTCAAGCACCTGAACTCGAATAAAAAGGTTGAAATCGTCCACGAGGACGTCATCGCCTTCGAGACTGAAGACACGGAGCGGCACATCGCCGTCGAAGTCGCCATGCAGTGGACTACCGCGTACTCGGAGAGTGTCCACACCTACGCGAACACCATCAATACCCACGAGGGCGGAACCCACGAAGAGGGTTTCCGCGCCGCGATGACTTCGCTGATCAACCGCTACGCGCGGGAGAAGAGCATCATCAAGGAAAAGGATGACAACCTCACCGGTGACGACATCCGCGAAGGCCTCACGGCAGTCATCTCGGTCAAGCTTGCCGAGCCACAGTTCGAAGGCCAGACCAAGACCAAACTGGGCAATTCCGAGGTCAAGGGATTCGTCCAGCGCGTGGTCACGGACCAGCTGGGTGACTGGTTGGAGCGAAACCCCGGCCCCGCCCGCGACGTGATCCGTAAGGCCATATCGGCTGCACAAGCACGTATGGCAGCACGAAAGGCCCGCGACAACGCCCGCCGGAAGAGCCCCCTGGAATCGTTCGGCATGCCCGGTAAATTGTCAGACTGCTCTTCGAAGGATCCGTCCCGCTGCGAGGTTTACCTGGTGGAGGGTGACTCGGCCGGTGGTTCGGCAAAGCGCGGCCGCAACCCGGAAACCCAAGCCATCCTGCCCCTCCGCGGCAAGATCCTGAACGTTGAGCGCGCCCGGCTGGACAAGGCCCTTGGCAACGCCGAAGTCCAGTCCATGATCACGGCTTTCGGTACGGGCATTGGCGAGGACTTCGACATCGCCAAGCTCCGCTATCACAAGATCGTCTTGATGGCCGATGCCGACGTTGATGGCCAGCACATCACCACCCTGCTGATGACGCTGCTTTTCCGCTACATGCGCCCCCTGATCGAAAACGGTTACGTCTACCTGGCCCAGCCGCCGCTGTACAGGATCAAGTGGTCCAACGCGGCGCACGACTACGTTTACAGCGACCGTGAACGCGATGAGACCATCCGCAAGGGCGCTTCCATGAACAAGCGGCTTCCCAAGGACAACGGTATCCAGCGCTACAAGGGCTTGGGCGAGATGGACTACACGGAGCTGTGGGACACCACCATGGATCCCGATCGGCGCACGCTTTTGCAGGTCACCATGGATGACGCGCTGGCCGCTGACCAGACCTTCTCCGTCCTGATGGGCGAGGACGTCGAATCGCGCCGAAACTTCATCCAGCAGAACGCCAAGGACGTCAGGTTCCTCGATATCTAG
- a CDS encoding rhomboid family intramembrane serine protease yields the protein MSYGIPSAEPSADVPVCPRHPDRPSYVRCQRCGRPACPECQRAAAVGFQCVDCVNEQKRSTPEYKSPYGGALAIGRPLVTYLIIGLCVLVYILQWVLPGDVIFQNFAFANVFADSEPWRMLTSAFLHSQDFLLHIVLNMYTLWIFGQALEPLLGRIRFLAVYLISAIGGSVGFLLLTPDRPIVGVVGASGAIFGLFGAMLVVQRHRGGETKQLWVLIAINGAIGFFVPSIAWQAHLGGLIAGGLAAGVIAYAPRGKNQALLQSGGLILVVALLAVATWVRVTAG from the coding sequence ATGAGTTACGGAATCCCGTCGGCTGAGCCGTCCGCTGATGTTCCGGTGTGCCCCAGGCACCCGGACAGGCCCTCCTACGTGCGGTGCCAGCGCTGCGGGCGCCCCGCGTGCCCCGAGTGCCAGCGGGCGGCCGCCGTCGGGTTCCAATGCGTTGACTGCGTCAACGAACAAAAACGTTCGACGCCGGAGTACAAGTCACCCTATGGCGGCGCCTTGGCCATTGGCCGGCCCCTGGTGACGTACCTGATCATCGGTTTGTGCGTCCTGGTTTACATCCTCCAGTGGGTGCTGCCGGGGGATGTCATCTTCCAGAACTTCGCGTTCGCCAACGTCTTCGCGGACAGCGAGCCATGGCGGATGTTGACGTCGGCATTCCTGCACTCGCAGGACTTCCTCCTTCACATCGTCCTGAACATGTACACGCTCTGGATCTTCGGGCAAGCCCTTGAGCCTTTGCTCGGGCGCATCCGATTCCTTGCCGTGTATCTGATATCCGCAATTGGTGGTTCAGTCGGTTTCCTGCTTCTGACTCCGGACCGGCCTATCGTGGGTGTGGTCGGAGCATCCGGGGCCATCTTTGGCCTCTTCGGAGCCATGCTCGTGGTGCAACGCCACAGGGGCGGCGAAACCAAGCAATTGTGGGTTCTGATCGCCATCAATGGCGCCATTGGCTTCTTTGTTCCCAGCATTGCCTGGCAGGCGCACCTGGGCGGCCTGATCGCTGGTGGTCTAGCGGCGGGTGTCATTGCCTATGCCCCAAGGGGTAAGAACCAGGCCCTGCTTCAATCCGGCGGACTCATCCTGGTGGTCGCACTGTTGGCCGTGGCCACCTGGGTCCGGGTCACTGCGGGCTGA
- the gyrA gene encoding DNA gyrase subunit A, with protein sequence MSDETPEVPASNDAEDVVLEGDVLTDRVEQVDLQTEMQRSYLDYAMAVIVGRALPDVRDGLKPVHRRVLYAMFDGGYRPDRSFNKCARVVGDVMGTYHPHGDMAIYDALVRLIQDWTMRYPLALGQGNFGSPGNDGAAAPRYTETKMAQLAMEMVRDIDEETVDFQDNYDGKNQEPTILPARFPNLLVNGSSGIAVGMATNIPPHNLREVAEGVQWALDNPTATREELLEALLLRIKGPDFPTGATILGHKGIEDAYRTGRGSITMRAVVNVEELQGRTCLVVTELPYQANPDNLAIKIAELVKDGKIQGIADLRDETSGRTGQRLVIVLKRDAVAKVVLNNLYKHTQLQDNFSANMLAIVDGVPRTLSLDAFIRHWVAHQMDVIARRTRYRLRKAEEEAHILRALLKALDMLDEVIALIRASNTTEAAREGLMELLEIDELQARAILDMQLRRLAALERQKIQDRHSELEAMIQEYNSILASEERQRQIISEELAEIVAKHGDDRRTHILMGFDGDMSMEDLIPEEEMVVTITRGGYVKRTRSDNYRSQQRGGKGIKGAQLRGDDVVEHFFVTTTHHWLLFFTNLGRVYRAKAYELAEAGRDAKGQHVANLLAFQPDEHIAQVLDLRDYQQAPYLVLATKNGLVKKTRLEDYDTNRTAGVIAINLRDEDELVSAQLVSETDDLLLVSRKGQSIRFTATDDALRPMGRATSGVTGMKFREDDELLAADVVQDGSFVFIVTEGGYAKRTAVDEYRLQGRGGLGIKVAKLAEDRGDLVGALIVQEEDEVLVVMEGGKVVRSAVTGVPAKGRDTMGVIFAKPDKNDRIIEVARNSERGLEVEESEDGLDDDVTLAEDDGAAEATVTPETENDADPETETGAELNEDNTGGNE encoded by the coding sequence ATGAGTGACGAAACTCCCGAAGTCCCGGCCTCTAACGACGCCGAGGACGTTGTTCTTGAGGGTGATGTGCTGACCGACCGCGTGGAACAGGTGGACCTGCAGACGGAAATGCAGCGGTCCTACTTGGACTACGCAATGGCCGTTATTGTCGGCCGCGCCCTCCCTGACGTACGGGACGGTCTCAAGCCGGTTCACCGTCGCGTCCTGTACGCGATGTTCGACGGCGGTTACCGCCCGGACCGCTCTTTCAACAAGTGCGCCCGCGTGGTCGGCGATGTCATGGGTACCTACCACCCGCACGGTGACATGGCGATCTACGACGCTTTGGTCCGCCTCATCCAAGACTGGACCATGCGCTACCCGCTGGCACTTGGCCAGGGCAACTTCGGTTCGCCCGGTAACGACGGCGCCGCTGCGCCCCGTTACACCGAAACCAAGATGGCCCAGCTGGCCATGGAAATGGTCCGGGACATCGACGAGGAAACCGTCGACTTCCAGGACAACTACGACGGCAAAAACCAGGAACCCACCATCCTGCCGGCCCGGTTCCCCAACCTGCTGGTCAACGGTTCCTCAGGCATCGCCGTCGGCATGGCCACCAACATTCCGCCGCATAACCTCCGCGAAGTCGCCGAAGGTGTCCAGTGGGCGCTGGATAACCCCACGGCCACCCGGGAAGAGCTCCTTGAAGCACTGTTGCTCCGTATCAAGGGACCCGATTTCCCGACGGGTGCCACGATCCTCGGCCACAAGGGCATCGAAGACGCCTACCGGACCGGCCGCGGCTCCATCACCATGCGCGCAGTGGTCAATGTGGAGGAACTCCAGGGCCGCACCTGCCTGGTAGTTACTGAGCTTCCCTACCAGGCCAACCCGGACAACCTGGCCATCAAGATTGCCGAACTGGTCAAGGACGGCAAGATCCAGGGCATCGCCGACCTCCGCGACGAAACCTCGGGCCGTACGGGCCAACGCCTGGTGATCGTGCTCAAGCGCGACGCAGTGGCCAAGGTTGTCCTCAACAACCTGTACAAGCACACACAGCTGCAGGACAACTTCTCGGCCAACATGCTGGCAATCGTCGACGGCGTTCCGCGCACCTTGAGCCTGGATGCCTTCATCCGGCACTGGGTTGCGCACCAGATGGACGTCATTGCCCGTCGCACCAGGTACCGCCTGCGTAAGGCCGAGGAAGAAGCACACATTCTGCGCGCACTCCTCAAGGCACTGGACATGTTGGATGAGGTCATCGCCCTCATCCGCGCGTCGAACACCACTGAGGCGGCCCGCGAGGGTCTTATGGAGCTTCTGGAGATCGACGAACTCCAGGCCCGCGCCATCCTGGACATGCAGTTGCGCCGTTTGGCTGCCTTGGAACGCCAGAAAATCCAGGACCGTCATTCAGAGCTCGAGGCGATGATCCAGGAATACAACTCGATCCTGGCTTCCGAGGAACGCCAGCGCCAGATCATCAGCGAGGAACTGGCCGAGATCGTGGCCAAGCACGGCGACGATCGCCGCACGCACATCCTGATGGGCTTCGACGGCGACATGTCCATGGAGGACCTGATCCCCGAAGAGGAAATGGTCGTCACGATCACGCGCGGCGGATACGTCAAGCGCACCCGGAGCGACAATTACCGCTCGCAGCAACGCGGCGGCAAGGGAATCAAGGGTGCGCAGCTGCGCGGCGACGACGTCGTGGAGCACTTCTTTGTGACCACCACGCACCACTGGCTGCTGTTCTTCACCAACCTGGGACGCGTCTACCGCGCCAAGGCCTACGAGCTTGCGGAAGCTGGCCGGGATGCCAAGGGCCAGCACGTGGCCAACCTCCTAGCCTTCCAGCCGGACGAGCACATTGCGCAGGTCTTGGATCTGCGTGACTACCAGCAGGCACCATACCTGGTGCTCGCAACCAAGAATGGCCTGGTCAAGAAGACAAGGCTGGAGGACTACGACACCAACCGCACGGCCGGTGTCATCGCCATCAACCTCCGTGACGAAGACGAACTCGTCTCTGCCCAGCTGGTCAGCGAAACCGACGACCTTCTCCTCGTGTCACGCAAGGGCCAATCGATCCGCTTCACAGCAACAGATGACGCTTTGCGCCCCATGGGACGGGCAACATCCGGTGTGACCGGTATGAAGTTCCGTGAAGACGACGAACTTTTGGCCGCTGATGTGGTCCAGGACGGCTCGTTCGTGTTCATTGTGACCGAGGGCGGCTACGCCAAGCGCACCGCCGTCGACGAATACCGGCTCCAGGGCCGTGGTGGTCTGGGCATCAAGGTTGCCAAGCTTGCCGAAGACCGTGGGGACCTTGTGGGCGCGTTGATCGTGCAGGAAGAAGACGAAGTCCTGGTGGTCATGGAAGGCGGAAAGGTGGTCCGGTCAGCTGTCACCGGAGTCCCTGCAAAGGGCCGCGACACCATGGGCGTCATTTTTGCCAAGCCTGACAAGAATGACCGGATCATCGAAGTAGCACGCAACAGCGAACGTGGTTTGGAAGTCGAAGAATCTGAGGACGGACTCGACGATGACGTAACGTTGGCTGAAGACGACGGCGCCGCTGAGGCGACCGTCACGCCCGAAACGGAAAACGACGCAGACCCGGAAACCGAAACGGGCGCGGAGCTGAACGAAGACAATACCGGAGGTAACGAGTGA
- a CDS encoding glycosyltransferase produces the protein MSADRPVAGALKDAPEPPGVSIVIPAYNEESVIRQCLIAAIYQSVPAAEIIVVDNLSTDRTPRIVRQMQQEYPESPIILLQQAATQGLIPTRNFGLNHATGDVVGRIDADSVLEPDWVEQVQKAFTDQTIAAATGPVVYYDMPMRRFGLKADDKMRQLMLRLAKHQYHFLFGSNMALRRSAWETIRDEACLDPKDEMHEDIDLSLHLFDHDLKVQYLPQMVSGMSARRLEDSPRDYRYYVQRFDRTYKAHNVKKMALKAPMVVFFSVYFPAKLLRAIHTANSAQGVRRGGI, from the coding sequence ATGTCAGCCGATAGACCCGTTGCGGGTGCCCTCAAGGATGCTCCGGAGCCTCCGGGCGTATCCATTGTCATCCCGGCGTATAACGAGGAAAGCGTCATTCGCCAGTGCCTCATCGCGGCCATTTACCAGTCGGTCCCGGCCGCCGAGATCATCGTGGTGGACAACCTCTCCACCGACCGCACACCCAGGATTGTGCGACAGATGCAGCAGGAGTACCCGGAAAGCCCCATCATCCTTCTCCAGCAGGCTGCCACGCAGGGACTGATTCCCACCCGGAACTTTGGCCTGAATCACGCGACGGGGGATGTAGTAGGGCGAATCGACGCGGACTCCGTCCTGGAACCTGACTGGGTTGAGCAGGTGCAGAAAGCATTCACGGACCAGACCATCGCTGCCGCTACCGGCCCTGTGGTCTACTACGACATGCCTATGCGCCGCTTCGGACTCAAAGCTGACGACAAGATGCGGCAACTGATGCTGCGGCTGGCCAAGCACCAGTACCACTTCCTCTTCGGCTCAAACATGGCCCTCCGCCGTTCCGCGTGGGAAACCATCCGCGATGAGGCATGCCTGGATCCTAAGGACGAGATGCACGAGGACATCGATCTGTCCCTCCATCTTTTCGATCACGACCTCAAAGTGCAGTACCTGCCGCAGATGGTCTCCGGTATGTCCGCGCGCCGGCTTGAGGACTCACCGCGCGACTACCGCTACTACGTCCAACGGTTTGACCGCACCTACAAGGCACACAATGTGAAGAAGATGGCCTTGAAGGCTCCCATGGTGGTGTTCTTCTCCGTGTATTTCCCCGCGAAGCTTTTGCGCGCCATCCACACGGCCAACTCCGCCCAGGGCGTTCGGCGCGGCGGGATATAA
- a CDS encoding GyrI-like domain-containing protein, with protein MKTDFKKQIPEYTAKPGEFAVVSVPALQFLMVDGHGDPNSAQEYKDALAALYPLAYALKFLSKTDLGQDYTVMPLEALWWADDMASFTDARDKSRWDWTLMTMVPDWLGAEHMERAQETLTRKRGRAVLKEVRLESFHEGLSVQTLHLGPYDHEGPVLKEMHNSFIPKKSLTMTGRHHEIYLSDPRRTAPGKLRTILRQPVAAKKDGRVSPQ; from the coding sequence ATGAAGACAGACTTCAAAAAACAGATCCCCGAGTACACCGCCAAGCCTGGCGAGTTCGCAGTCGTGTCCGTCCCTGCGCTCCAGTTCCTGATGGTCGATGGGCACGGGGACCCCAACAGCGCCCAAGAGTACAAGGATGCCCTGGCTGCGTTATACCCGCTTGCCTATGCCTTGAAGTTCCTTAGCAAGACCGATCTCGGGCAGGACTATACAGTGATGCCGTTGGAAGCGCTGTGGTGGGCGGATGACATGGCTTCGTTCACAGACGCACGGGATAAGTCGCGATGGGACTGGACCCTGATGACCATGGTTCCGGACTGGCTCGGCGCGGAGCACATGGAAAGGGCTCAGGAAACGCTCACCAGGAAGAGAGGCAGGGCAGTGTTGAAGGAAGTCCGCCTGGAATCCTTTCATGAAGGCCTCAGCGTGCAGACGCTGCATCTAGGGCCTTATGACCATGAAGGACCGGTGCTCAAGGAGATGCATAACAGCTTTATCCCCAAGAAATCCCTGACCATGACGGGGCGGCATCACGAGATCTATCTGAGCGATCCACGGCGCACTGCTCCAGGGAAGCTCAGGACGATTCTGCGGCAGCCGGTGGCCGCCAAGAAGGATGGGCGGGTCAGCCCGCAGTGA
- a CDS encoding DNA-3-methyladenine glycosylase I — protein sequence MTPDTGIIIGEDGLARPVWAASDPMMQAYYDHEWGMPVRDEQGLYERISLEAFQAGLSWATILRKRDAFRRAFLDFHPESVAAFTEADVERLMLDTGIVRNRLKINAAITNAKATIALREEGGLVHFVWSFQPASTPVPRTFADIPTTSPESIALSKALRKKGFAFVGPTTMYALMEAIGIIDTHLMDSHRRGTSGVWD from the coding sequence ATGACCCCGGACACCGGCATCATCATCGGTGAGGACGGGCTGGCCCGTCCCGTGTGGGCTGCCTCCGACCCCATGATGCAGGCCTATTATGACCATGAATGGGGCATGCCGGTCCGCGATGAGCAAGGTCTGTATGAGCGCATCAGCCTCGAAGCGTTCCAGGCAGGCCTCTCGTGGGCCACCATCCTTCGGAAGCGGGATGCGTTCAGGAGGGCCTTCCTGGACTTCCACCCGGAGAGTGTCGCCGCCTTCACGGAAGCCGACGTTGAGCGGCTCATGCTGGACACGGGGATCGTCCGTAACCGTTTGAAGATCAATGCCGCGATCACCAATGCCAAAGCCACTATCGCGTTACGCGAAGAAGGCGGCCTTGTGCACTTTGTTTGGTCATTCCAACCGGCAAGCACCCCGGTGCCCCGCACCTTCGCCGACATCCCCACTACGTCCCCTGAGTCGATCGCCTTATCCAAGGCACTCAGGAAGAAGGGCTTCGCCTTCGTCGGGCCAACCACCATGTATGCGCTCATGGAGGCGATAGGAATAATCGATACTCACCTGATGGACAGTCATCGGCGGGGCACATCGGGCGTTTGGGATTAA
- a CDS encoding DUF721 domain-containing protein, which yields MAKDSGDGLQPGRDPDEIDAAQAALNRMREAAAARGEVRQRAPRPGSAPQRKGLRNTRGFTQFHGSGRDPLGLGKVVGRLVAERGWTSPVAVGSVMAEWETLVGPDISSHCTPESFTDTTLHVRCDSTAWATQLRLLSSSLLEMFRNELGEGVVTSIQVLGPSAPSWRKGGRSVNGRGPRDTYG from the coding sequence ATGGCGAAGGATAGCGGCGACGGACTCCAGCCCGGCCGGGATCCGGACGAAATTGACGCGGCCCAGGCAGCGCTGAACCGCATGCGCGAGGCTGCTGCCGCCCGTGGCGAAGTAAGGCAACGAGCTCCCCGCCCCGGATCAGCCCCCCAACGCAAAGGCCTCCGCAATACGAGGGGTTTCACCCAATTCCACGGCAGCGGCCGCGACCCTTTGGGCCTGGGCAAGGTTGTTGGACGCTTGGTGGCTGAGCGGGGATGGACGTCCCCGGTGGCCGTAGGGTCCGTCATGGCTGAATGGGAAACCTTGGTTGGCCCGGACATCTCGTCCCATTGCACTCCGGAGAGTTTCACGGACACTACGCTTCACGTCCGCTGTGACTCCACCGCATGGGCCACCCAACTGCGGCTGCTCAGTTCAAGCCTGCTTGAGATGTTCAGGAATGAACTGGGCGAAGGCGTAGTAACAAGCATCCAGGTCCTGGGTCCATCGGCTCCAAGCTGGCGAAAAGGCGGGCGAAGCGTCAACGGACGCGGCCCCAGGGACACATACGGCTAA